In a genomic window of Sphingomonas koreensis:
- a CDS encoding MAPEG family protein, translating to MHAQILGPVIALVGWSLVMWIWLYARRIPAMRAAKIDVSKLSGGTGKDLKQIIPAQSQWPADNYNHLMEQPTIFYAIALALALMDQGDGLNAQIAWAYVILRIAHSLVQATVNRVMVRFALFTLATLPLVMLAVHAAMAFWGSTHP from the coding sequence ATGCACGCACAGATACTGGGACCGGTGATCGCACTGGTCGGCTGGTCGCTCGTCATGTGGATATGGCTCTACGCGCGCCGTATCCCCGCGATGCGCGCCGCCAAGATCGACGTGAGCAAGCTCAGCGGCGGTACCGGCAAGGATCTCAAGCAGATCATCCCGGCGCAAAGCCAATGGCCCGCGGACAACTACAATCACCTGATGGAACAGCCGACGATCTTCTACGCGATCGCCCTGGCGCTCGCGCTGATGGATCAGGGCGACGGTCTCAACGCCCAGATCGCCTGGGCCTATGTTATCCTGCGCATCGCCCACAGCCTGGTGCAGGCGACGGTCAACCGCGTCATGGTGCGCTTTGCGCTCTTCACGCTGGCGACGCTTCCGCTGGTGATGCTCGCCGTCCACGCCGCGATGGCGTTTTGGGGATCGACCCATCCCTAG